Proteins encoded together in one Bactrocera neohumeralis isolate Rockhampton chromosome 4, APGP_CSIRO_Bneo_wtdbg2-racon-allhic-juicebox.fasta_v2, whole genome shotgun sequence window:
- the LOC126757084 gene encoding uncharacterized protein LOC126757084 isoform X4: protein MKNMDKNAGGDGSDGKSGVGVGLGGGGSGKAGSSASGGGGAGVHDPSALLDAASLFAYWGRDPASAAAAASNPLFNSQFNAAAAAGLGLLQNPASAANDRYSIAAAAAAAASHHHQNTMAVAASQAASLASLHPASWWSMAQLAAQDYFTRLQASGLSPFAHPDVMAAFGPAALGLGGAAGAGGTGVNSAGSGVGALGAGAGGSNVGSGSSSSSSSKSSKSRKEKRQQQQQAQQQQQQNLAAAAAAAAAAAVSANPAAALAGMHGLVGAGGSLNSSAMGMGGSGSAGNTTGVGGSSGGSSSSYKSSSTSYSKPSVSPVLPPPPGSAYDPVQLHKELLAMQVAAASGGSSSSSSSKKSSSHHHTQSHQSSSNNNSSSGGGGGSGGSSGLGMSSGASSSLGGSSSNNSNKNSPMSSVGNAAMHHLSALGGNVGGSNSTAHHINALMSPHGSLGGSSGMGSGGSNMGASSSGGSNSSASSSKVERDKNNASLNALSSLSQFGALGMSPQQSMQAAMNAFAASNPAAAAAAAAAASAAVGGGKGGKDYMPSGILSAALEGNDHQSLLGVRLPPDTEIIKYTSSIVGPKIPGTTSRGRKKTISDEQQQQQQLLAQQQQLQQQQLQKQELDATNALSSLLSIPGLSPAKRARLEMEYAAMAAAVNVAQQQQHQQQQQQQAQQQAQQQAQQQQQQAQQQAQQQQQQVQQQQQAQQQLQQQHQHALNVAAASGFGGIGVGGTNATTAAQAAAAAAAAAAALGQLSGPAAAAALSASGLGMGAPMGLPGLGGLGALGGVGGLGNPTGRLDTHALGATTLSATPSNSRDSSTDRVEVIKLPPTITSNGAYNLSNKNKDLLDLTGDNSSGAGVNLSMKSSTSTATTNATTVASALIGTAANPIMIEDYDAPLNLSMKPADKQSSSACMSSSMVGGSSDYSSPVNMGGTVAVPTGSGGSNSLQSLTSITAALGGGSSTPLPGSGASSSGGNAGSSGSAGSSSGGGGSGGERSGQPPFKEGRPRNLGRGVSKPKKNTVASLLAQSRAVGIKPMLATQQLLQQGADLEKIRQALNEANAQLDLSTDSESVAAESGLSESESEDANILNVTELRVPLDLGWKRETVIRGLTKAGQIRGEVVYYAPGSTVPLKNIGQVISHLEKNPSKLTRDNFSFSSRAIVGSFLQPAPPPYANDGEYIRMTDEDVAKRLEDLKIFTRQTLNVEQRIEIAKQQQAIRDAKKQQKEEMARNKEKARQEKNEKLEQQRKEKELKNQQMIEARKKRQEELERIKQEELLKKQQEKEKKRQEAILAKEQELQKQKEALLAAEMERERRRQHMALVRQLEARRKFVEREKKKHQMILDRLILREKRMAIRKRDSEILAQIRKPNEDSEVAHPHELPELERIGGNRLPGQAMADLLMVFEFLHNFGETLGFDMESLPSLQNLHDALISDSNPDAEEELLSVMTHLLVCAIEDPGIPNPGRHTTLLGQSLRNADITNSNVSEILRIYLYATATGEIRQLHGITMDRERERRIPDHHQVDAETASHSGKNAEYYKLLHENETWKLSHSLKNRPFVALNPTRKAQILAHLCNDLLMNKAVLKQIDGSLETCAQMRKEKYMTDMKVRKYKALHQRKARIEAYEKAQAEREAAMQAAIVAQQKADAERMQKEAEAAAAAAEAAANAAAAATTNVVTAAKPSEEKDGDSGNAAAVDGVNGGENAVSSNINNPSPTGAEHNNNNSSGVTNNGEHHSKDENDIATAHVEKMDIDGDVSIINNCDESNSLKAEKDNQSLPLCADASAAAVVGANNLAEPTLPHVLPMPTLPNVFDGLKYDLSPAKGYNSDNAVTPNKQPKLDESIVGVPAYQNGISSMPAGLSGVCPSSAMAHVATPDLSNLLPKKGNDEQTMPTDVGLDDDLSDLESEITNVEEDEDNRLSADELQKKLDKILRASMNCKELLEKSTNQLRATCFGQDRFWRRYWKLPKAGGIFIEALESAQNDIFHYQEVLEVDAEEARAAKLLNGESEAKQECKEEDSEEADEEGADTENADEGAEVDCNKESGNVCKNDEDEGEFTEATATTLAVKEPVEKMQVDDVAEVTTTNPNVINTNNNTNGNICNITPAAVIDDDDDDVVLTSKDEPEIVDLRDDDDDDDDVVHTATIPAPKHMDIDVDNYGLSKKPHVDAATISTKTDFEAEIKIPAIPAQFNAAIAAAAAAAAAAAAAAANANATNTTTTNAIGEKNCDKNEIAMLSPSASGSASPMTMPTPTSTPMPMPMPLPMSLPAVTGLTGSANNTIVSCSNSNNNNAAIITSAPSTVAGSIGVTDVSSTTAAIIDSVVKAEDLKKEDDCIIVSATSADDALFKQPVNVSDKWFSILDRELPLMSTEPMDEASLKEYKMSIANISCDSLFQTQGHPWEVQNVVPFFNVTLDECKVDPSKFVQECILSLSGLDEKRMEAKLREYEQKMLLAANAAADDPDADTALASLADSKNCLESPRQRLKSEDAAESGDEEEEDEQKYESDCKPSTSAAAAAVKSSTTPAIKTDAVKGEEHEDDRAEEKKFFPYLNDTKAESGVECKPNKDANDAANGEAKEQDFNTVRLEIRMDDIAGMSIQNLANMSLQNLTTFLQYDVQTPLSMTPEEQKQLEKVKKEGFPKKLVGSYVSRDLRYGWWKLDTFEMLQRVIDTLDASGLRERDLQENLLRFMQQEDPPTIGIKYPLASKPDEDVPYMQPDKPHDWNPKIAKRTELALLDQLEALEDKIASASMQLKNWQLPPRIENEINLELEDVTEEDFISIIPMIRERIIDLEANIERRYLKPPLGSQTGDAHLAVIAQNQHTTTQTQNSAAAAAFLLQMQQQQAAQQQLINMQTQQTQNVINASAFNERAMAIAAANAAAAAAAAGNAGTDAAGGHTANTSGNNSGGDSPASNCDSEKDEKVENVPKGLASWRDAVARSHTTAQLAMALYVLESCVAWDKSIMKATKAKANKSKKDKKSKVSKSDPPTKAKSTKKKQDKAPAQHTPRTTPTNAQTKSAKKGASHEAKAPTSAKRAETCSKRKRESPALQVADTNESKASKKAKTQTTTATAAQSPQTQTTPSSRFRYQRKAKTPTTGYAISYVEPPSPLSEDTPVEEESSNSSASVHEAPATTTNEVQERTKPKADDNGARQPSTPKSHKRAKSHKHKKRKKKKHELGSQSEEETDVAVSGATAKAPRMNGVVIATSCVENASGGVNGAVSTSGADEHGNVNGAKPPLTTTIKLNLKAQNENQAKKTRSSSNKKHKRRR from the exons ATGAAAAACATGGACAAAAATGCCGGCGGCGACGGCAGCGATGGTAAATCGGGTGTCGGCGTCGGTCTGGGTGGTGGCGGCAGTGGTAAGGCCGGCTCTAGCGCCAGTGGGGGCGGTGGAGCCGGAGTGCACGATCCCTCCGCATTGTTGGATGCCGCCTCGCTATTCG CTTATTGGGGCCGTGATCCAGCAAGCGCCGCCGCAGCCGCTTCCAATCCGCTATTCAACTCACAATTTAATGCTGCCGCAGCAGCCGGCTTGGGGTTGTTGCAGAATCCAGCTAGTGCAGCAAATGATCGCTATTCGATAGCAGCTGCAGCAGCGGCCGCCGCGTCACATCATCATCAGAACACCATGGCAGTGGCGGCTTCTCAGGCGGCCAGTTTGGCCAGTCTGCATCCAGCAA GTTGGTGGTCCATGGCTCAACTGGCAGCTCAAGACTATTTTACCCGCCTCCAAGCTTCCGGCCTCTCACCATTCGCACATCCCGATGTGATGGCTGCATTTGGTCCAGCAGCTCTGGGTCTAGGTGGTGCAGCCGGTGCCGGTGGTACAGGAGTCAACAGCGCCGGTAGTGGTGTCGGTGCTTTGGGTGCCGGTGCGGGTGGCAGTAATGTAGGCAGTGGCAGCAGTTCATCATCGAGCAGCAAATCAAGTAAATCCCGCAAAGAGAAAcgccagcaacagcagcaggcacaacaacagcaacaacagaatCTAGCTGCAGCtgcagcggcggcagcagcagcggccGTTAGTGCTAATCCGGCGGCGGCTTTGGCTGGCATGCACGGTTTGGTTGGTGCCGGTGGTTCGCTTAACTCCTCTGCGATGGGCATGGGTGGTAGTGGCAGTGCAGGCAATACCACGGGTGTTGGTGGCAGTAGCGGCGGCAGTAGTTCGTCGTACAAA TCGAGCTCAACCAGTTATAGCAAACCATCTGTTAGTCCGGTTTTACCGCCACCACCCGGTTCGGCATACGATCCAGTGCAGCTGCATAAAGAATTGTTGGCAATGCAAGTGGCAGCCGCGTCCGGTGGCTCTTCCAGTTCCTCATCGTCGAAGAAGTCCTCATCGCATCATCATACACAGTCACATcagagcagcagcaacaacaacagcagtagtggtggtggcggtggcagtggtggtagcagtggcttAGGCATGTCCAGTGGCGCTTCCTCGTCGctcggcggcagcagcagcaacaattcCAATAAAAACTCACCCATGAGCAGTGTCGGCAATGCGGCCATGCATCATTTGAGCGCCTTGGGTGGTAATGTGGGCGGCAGCAATTCCACAGCGCATCACATAAATGCGTTAATGTCGCCGCACGGTTCATTGGGCGGCAGCAGTGGCATGGGTAGCGGTGGCAGTAATATGGGTGCTAGCAGTAGTGGTGGCAGCAATAGTTCGGCATCGAGCAGTAAAGTAGAACGTGACAAGAATAACGCTTCGTTAAATGCGCTCAGCTCGCTTTCGCAGTTCGGCGCACTCGGTATGAGCCCTCAGCAAAGTATGCAGGCCGCAATGAACGCGTTTGCTGCATCTAATCCGGCAGCTGCGgccgcagcggcagcagcagcgtcGGCGGCGGTCGGTGGTGGCAAAGGTGGCAAAGACTACATGCCAAGTGGCATACTCAG TGCTGCACTGGAAGGAAA TGATCACCAATCCTTACTGGGTGTACGACTGCCGCCCGATACGGAGATCATCAAGTATACATCGTCGATTGTGGGACCCAAAATACCCGGCACTACTTCACGTGGACGCAAGAAAACCATTTCGgacgaacaacaacagcaacaacaattactcgcacaacaacaacaactccagCAGCAGCAATTGCAAAAACAAGAGCTGGACGCCACAAATGCACTCTCCTCGCTGCTCTCCATACCAGGTCTGAGTCCGGCCAAGCGGGCACGCCTCGAAATGGAGTATGCAGCAATGGCGGCAGCGGTTAATGTAgcccaacagcaacaacaccagcagcagcagcaacagcaggcCCAACAACAGGCGCAACAACAagcgcagcagcaacaacaacaggcgcAACAGcaagcgcagcagcagcaacaacaggtacaacaacagcaacaagcacaacaacaattgcaacagcaacaccagCATGCTTTAAATGTGGCCGCAGCTAGCGGTTTCGGTGGCATCGGTGTTGGTGGCACAAATGCCACCACCGCGGCAcaagcagcagcggcggcggcggctgcAGCAGCGGCGCTCGGACAATTGAGTGGTCCGGCGGCAGCGGCAGCCTTAAGCGCCAGTGGACTTGGCATGGGTGCACCAATGGGCTTGCCCGGACTCGGCGGTTTGGGTGCTTTGGGTGGGGTTGGCGGCTTAGGCAACCCAACCGGACGTCTAGATACGCACGCACTGGGCGCAACCACGCTGAGTGCCACACCTAGCAATAGTCGTGACTCATCAACGGACCGTGTGGAAGTGATAAAACTACCGCCAACAATCACCTCGAACGGCGCCTACAATCTTTCGAATAAAAACAAAGACTTGCTTGATTTGACGGGAGACAATAGCAGCGGTGCTGGTGTGAACCTCAGCATGAAATCATCCACCTCCACCGCTACGACCAATGCCACAACGGTAGCCTCGGCGCTTATCGGTACCGCGGCCAATCCCATAATGATCGAAGACTATGATGCGCCATTGAATTTGTCAATGAAACCGGCTGACAAACAGAGTTCCTCCGCCTGTATGTCATCCTCAATGGTGGGCGGCAGTAGCGACTACAGCAGTCCGGTGAATATGGGCGGCACCGTGGCAGTGCCTACGGGCAGCGGCGGTTCGAATAGTTTGCAAAGCTTGACTTCGATAACAGCAGCGCTGGGCGGTGGCAGTAGCACACCGCTGCCAGGTAGTGGCGCCAGCAGCAGTGGTGGAAATGCGGGTAGCAGCGGTTCGGCCGGTTCCAGTAGCGGCGGTGGTGGTAGTGGTGGTGAACGTTCAGGGCAACCGCCTTTTAAGGAGGGGCGGCCGCGCAATCTCGGACGCGGCGTGTCGAAACCGAAGAAGAACACCGTCGCTTCATTGCTGGCACAGTCTCGTGCAGTGGGCATAAAACCAATGCTAGCTACACAGCAGTTGCTACAGCAAGGCGCCGATTTG GAGAAAATCCGACAGGCATTGAATGAAGCGAATGCACAATTGGACCTCTCGACCGACTCCGAAAGCGTTGCCGCCGAAAGTGGGCTTTCCGAATCGGAGAGCGAAGATGCCAACATTCTAAATGTAACCGAATTACGTGTGCCACTCGATTTGGGCTGGAAGCGTGAGACGGTCATACGTGGCCTAACGAAGGCCGGTCAAATACGGGGCGAAGTTGTATACTATGCGCCCGGTAGTACAGTGCCGCTGAAGAACATCGGTCAAGTGATCTCT CATTTGGAGAAGAATCCATCGAAGCTGACGCGTGACAATTTCAGCTTTTCATCACGTGCTATAGTCGGTTCATTCCTACAACCCGCACCACCGCCATACGCCAACGATGGCGAATACATACGCATGACCGACGAAGATGTCGCTAAGCGTTTGGAGGATTTGAAGATTTTCACACGCCAAACCTTGAATGTGGAGCAACGCATCGAGATTGCTAAGCAACAGCAGGCCATACGCGATGCGAAGAAACAGCAGAAGGAGGAAATGGCGCGCAACAAGGAAAAAGCACGGCAGGAAAAAAACGAGAAGCTTGAGCAGCAACGTAAAGAAAAGGAGTTAAAAAACCAGCAAATGATTGAG gCGCGCAAGAAGCGTCAGGAAGAACTAGAACGCATCAAGCAAGAGGAGCTGCTCAAGAAACAACAG gaaaaagaaaagaaacgtCAAGAAGCTATTTTAGCTAAAGAACAG GaactccaaaaacaaaaagaagcatTACTTGCCGCCGAGATG GAACGCGAACGCCGTCGTCAACATATGGCACTTGTGCGCCAGCTGGAGGCGCGCCGCAAGTTTGTCGAGCGTGAGAAGAAGAAGCATCAAATGATCTTAGACCGTCTGATATTGCGCGAGAAGCGTATGGCTATACGAAAGCGTGACTCTGAAATTTTAGCCCAAATAAG AAAACCAAATGAGGATTCTGAAGTTGCACATCCGCACGAGTTGCCCGAGCTGGAACGCATCGGTGGAAATCGTTTGCCTGGTCAAGCTATGGCCGATCTGCTGATGGTATTCGAATTCTTGCATAACTTTGGTGAAACTTTAGGGTTCG ACATGGAGTCACTGCCGAGCTTGCAGAATCTGCATGACGCACTGATTAGTGACAGCAATCCCGACGCTGAGGAGGAGCTGCTATCTGTGATGACCCATCTGCTGGTGTGCGCCATCGAAGATCCCGGCATACCGAATCCGGGACGACACACCACACTGCTCGGACAATCGTTGCGTAACGCCGACATTACCAATTCGAATGTTTCGGAGATACTACGCATTTATCTGTATGCCACCGCCACCGGTGAGATACGTCAACTGCACGGCATAACCATGGATCGTGAGCGCGAGCGTCGCATACCCGATCATCATCAGGTGGACGCCGAAACCGCGTCGCATTCAGGCAAAAATGCCGAATACTACAAATTGCTACATGAAAATGAGACTTGGAAGCTATCACATTCGCTCAAGAATCGTCCGTTCGTCGCATTGAATCCCACACGCAAGGCACAAATACTCGCCCATCTCTGCAATGACCTGCTAATGAACAAGGCGGTGCTGAAACAGATCGACGGCAGCCTAGAGACATGCGCACAAATGCGCAAAGAGAAGTATATGACCGACATGAAGGTGCGCAAATATAAGGCGCTGCATCAACGCAAGGCGCGCATTGAAGCGTACGAGAAGGCGCAGGCCGAACGCGAGGCGGCCATGCAAGCCGCCATTGTTGCGCAGCAGAAAGCCGATGCCGAACGTATGCAGAAGGAGGCGGAAGCCGCTGCGGCGGCCGCCGAAGCTGCGGCCAATGCCGCCGCGGCAGCGACCACCAATGTCGTGACAGCAGCGAAGCCGAGCGAAGAGAAAGATGGCGACAGTGGCAACGCCGCAGCTGTTGATGGCGTCAACGGTGGCGAAAACGCGGTCAGCAGCAACATTAATAATCCCTCACCGACTGGCGCCGagcataataataacaatagcaGCGGCGTCACCAACAATGGTGAGCATCACAGCAAGGATGAGAACGATATAGCAACGGCGCATGTCGAGAAAATGGACATTGACGGCGATGTGTCCATCATTAATAACTGCGATGAATCAAACAGTTTGAAAGCCGAAAAGGATAATCAGTCACTACCTTTGTGCGCAGACGCAAGCGCTGCAGCAGTTGTTGGCGCCAACAATCTGGCGGAACCAACACTGCCACATGTGTTGCCGATGCCAACATTACCTAACGTCTTCGATGGTCTAAAATACGATCTGAGCCCCGCAAAGGGCTACAACAGCGACAACGCGGTGACGCCCAACAAGCAACCAAAGTTGGATGAGTCCATCGTTGGTGTGCCAGCCTACCAGAATGGAATCTCCAGCATGCCAGCCGGTTTGTCGGGCGTTTGCCCTTCATCAGCAATGGCACACGTTGCAACGCCCGATTTGAGTAATCTGTTGCCGAAAAAGGGCAACGATGAGCAGACAATGCCAACCGATGTGGGTTTGGACGATGATCTCAGCGACTTGGAATCAGAGATTACAAATGTGGAGGAAGATGAGGACAATCGCTTGAGCGCCGATGAGCTGCAGAAGAAGCTCGATAAGATATTGCGCGCATCCATGAATTGCAAAGAGTTGCTGGAGAAGAGCACCAATCAGCTGCGCGCCACATGTTTTGGACAAGATCGTTTCTGGCGACGGTATTGGAAGTTGCCGAAGGCCGGCGGTATCTTCATCGAGGCATTAGAATCTGCACAGAACGATATATTCCACTATCAGGAGGTTTTGGAAGTGGATGCTGAGGAGGCGCGTGCTGCTAAACTATTGAATGGCGAAAGTGAGGCTAAGCAGGAGTGCAAAGAAGAGGACAGCGAAGAAGCTGATGAGGAGGGTGCAGATACAGAGAATGCTGACGAAGGTGCTGAGGTCGATTGCAACAAGGAAAGTGGCAACGTATGTAAAAATGATGAGGATGAAGGCGAATTTACGGAGGCCACAGCTACAACTTTAGCCGTGAAGGAGCCAGTTGAAAAAATGCAAGTCGATGACGTAGCCGAAGTGACTACAACCAATCCAAATGtcataaacaccaacaacaacaccaatggCAATATATGCAATATTACGCCCGCAGCGGTGATAGACGATGACGACGATGACGTTGTGCTCACTAGCAAAGACGAACCGGAGATTGTCGATTTGCGCGATGACGATGACGACGATGATGACGTCGTGCATACCGCCACAATACCAGCGCCGAAGCACATGGATATCGATGTGGACAACTACGGCTTGAGTAAAAAGCCACATGTGGACGCAGCCACCATCTCCACCAAGACCGACTTCGAGGCCGAGATTAAAATACCAGCCATACCGGCGCAATTCAATGCAGCAATTGccgctgctgccgccgccgccgccgccgccgctgcagcTGCAGCCAATGCGAACGCCACAAACACCACGACGACAAATGCTATCGGCGAAAAAAACTGTGATAAAAATGAGATTGCAATGTTGTCGCCGTCAGCGTCCGGCTCTGCGTCGCCGATGACGATGCCAACACCGACATCAACACCGATGCCGATGCCAATGCCATTACCGATGTCGCTGCCAGCAGTAACGGGTTTAACAGGCAGCGCCAACAACACAATAGTCAgttgcagcaacagcaacaacaacaatgcagcaATAATAACTAGCGCTCCAAGCACCGTCGCTGGCAGCATTGGCGTCACGGATGTGAGCAGCACGACAGCAGCCATTATCGATAGCGTTGTGAAGGCCGAGGACTTAAAGAAGGAGGACGACTGCATTATCGTGTCGGCCACGAGCGCCGATGATGCGCTCTTCAAACAGCCGGTAAATGTCTCAGATAAGTGGTTTTCGATACTCGATCGCGAATTGCCATTGATGTCGACCGAGCCGATGGATGAAGCCAGTCTCAAAGAGTACAAGATGTCTATCGCAAATATCTCATGCGACTCTCTCTTCCAGACACAGGGCCATCCGTGGGAGGTGCAGAATGTCGTGCCGTTCTTCAACGTAACACTGGACGAATGCAAAGTGGATCCAAGCAAATTCGTGCAGGAGTGCATATTATCACTTTCCGGCCTCGACGAGAAACGAATGGAGGCGAAGTTACGTGAATATGAGCAGAAAATGCTTTTGGCAGCGAACGCAGCCGCCGACGACCCGGATGCCGATACAGCGTTGGCATCACTGGCGGACTCAAAAAACTGCCTAGAGTCTCCTCGTCAGCGATTGAAGAGTGAGGATGCCGCGGAGAGCGGTGATGAGGAGGAAGAGGATGAGCAAAAGTACGAAAGCGACTGCAAACCATCCACATCAGCGGCGGCTGCTGCTGTCAAATCATCAACAACGCCAGCCATCAAAACAGACGCAGTGAAGGGTGAGGAACATGAAGACGATCGCGCAGAAGAGAAAAAGTTCTTTCCATATTTGAATGACACAAAAGCCGAGAGCGGTGTCGAGTGCAAGCCAAACAAAGACGCCAACGATGCTGCCAACGGTGAAGCCAAAGAACAGGACTTCAACACGGTCAGACTGGAAATACGCATGGACGACATCGCCGGCATGTCCATACAGAATTTAGCCAATATGTCACTGCAAAATCTCACCACATTCCTGCAATACGACGTTCAAACGCCGCTCTCAATGACACCGGAAGAGCAAAAGCAATTGgagaaagtgaaaaaagaagGCTTTCCCAAAAAGTTGGTCGGCTCATATGTATCACGTGATCTACGATACGGCTGGTGGAAGCTCGACACTTTCGAAATGTTGCAGCGCGTCATCGATACGCTCGATGCGAGCGGTTTACGCGAACGCGATCTACAAGAGAATCTCTTGCGCTTCATGCAACAAGAGGATCCGCCCACCATCGGTATCAAATATCCGCTCGCAAGCAAACCAGACGAAGATGTGCCATACATGCAACCGGACAAGCCACACGATTGGAATCCAAAGATAGCCAAACGCACCGAACTTGCGCTGCTCGATCAACTCGAAGCTTTGGAGGACAAAATCGCCAGCGCCTCTATGCAATTGAAGAATTGGCAACTGCCACCGCGCATCGAAAACGAAATCAATCTCGAACTGGAAGATGTCACTGAAGAAGACTTCATTAGCATCATACCAATGATACGTGAACGCATCATCGATCTGGAGGCGAACATTGAGCGTCGCTACTTGAAACCGCCGCTCGGCTCGCAAACCGGTGACGCTCACTTGGCGGTTATCGCACAAAATCAGCACACCACCACACAGACGCAGAACTCGGCTGCCGCTGCGGCGTTTCTCctgcaaatgcaacaacaacaggctgCACAACAACAGCTCATCAATATGCAAACGCAACAAACACAGAATGTCATCAACGCTTCGGCCTTCAATGAGCGCGCCATGGCTATAGCGGCTGCCAatgctgccgctgccgccgccgctgctggCAACGCAGGCACGGATGCAGCGGGCGGTCACACAGCCAACACCAGCGGCAACAATTCGGGTGGCGACTCGCCCGCAAGCAATTGTGACAGCGAGAAGGACGAGAAGGTGGAGAATGTACCCAAAGGCTTGGCGTCGTGGCGTGACGCGGTCGCTCGTTCGCACACTACCGCGCAGCTGGCAATGGCGCTCTACGTGCTGGAGTCGTGTGTCGCCTGGGACAAGAGCATCATGAAAGCG ACTAAAGCCAAAGCAAACAAGTcgaaaaaagataaaaagtcCAAAGTTAGCAAAAGTGACCCGCCTACAAAAGCCAAATCTACAAAAAAGAAGCAAGACAAAGCGCCTGCGCAGCACACACCGCGTACCACACCCACCAACGCACAAACCAAATCGGCAAAGAAAGGCGCCAGCCATGAAGCCAAAGCGCCAACAAGCGCTAAGCGCGCCGAAACGTGCAGCAAGCGCAAGCGTGAAAGCCCCGCGCTGCAAGTGGCGGATACCAACGAGTCGAAAGCAAGCAAAAAAGCAAAGACACAAACCACAACCGCAACGGCAGCACAATCACCACAGACGCAAACCACTCCATCGTCGCGTTTCAGGTATCAACGCAAAGCCAAGACACCCACCACGGGCTATGCGATCAGCTATGTCGAGCCACCGAGTCCGCTCAGCGAGGACACACCGGTGGAGGAGGAGTCGAGCAACAGCAGCGCAAGTGTGCACGAGGCGCCAGCTACCACGACAAACGAGGTGCAGGAGCGCACCAAACCAAAAGCCGACGACAACGGCGCGCGGCAGCCGAGCACACCGAAGTCACATAAGCGTGCCAAGTCGCACAAGCATAAGAAGCGCAAAAAGAAGAAGCATGAGCTGGGCTCACAAAGCGAAGAGGAAACCGACGTGGCAGTGAGTGGTGCTACGGCCAAGGCGCCGCGCATGAACGGCGTAGTGATCGCCACGAGTTGCGTCGAGAATGCCAGCGGTGGCGTCAATGGCGCCGTGTCCACCAGCGGCGCGGACGAACATGGCAATGTCAATGGCGCTAAGCCGCCGCTAACCACGACAATCAAGCTCAATCTGAAGGCGCAGAATGAGAATCAGGCGAAGAAGACGAGAAGCTCCAGCAACAAAAAGCACAAGAGGCGCAGATAA